The proteins below come from a single Dermatophilaceae bacterium Soc4.6 genomic window:
- a CDS encoding DEAD/DEAH box helicase has product MDSAHPLVAGSLVELDDEDLQGITGPATLARGLVYASQGRVLAVTASQDGRRLVGVVHGSAGQDYRTTVWLEADSGPGGTDLAYWHSTCTCPVGEHCKHTVALVAAARTRLGVVAPGGGRADGSTRAVAALQAPDWEAALAGLSATPDDEAHSPVALLLEVTRAGARARVQMRPLVRGAKGPWSRTLVTWTNVEHDRVNRARIDPEHRRLLVDLAQTYQQRRRRFYIGSGDKLHLDDLGPGWWLLMRELQQGGVTLLSGEKGQHEVRLRSGGASFVLDVRREEVGGAVRVLPRVSLPQESGWGEPDVTEPAFIGDPPFGTVSIADDGALELARIDPPLDRNQARFLALGSVRIPPEDVERFLVAHTPVLRRQVMLTSTDGSVEFPQARPPRLGLVVSHEQSRHEVTLAWQFRYAVGERTVVIAPDAAGGQGVARDASAESRLLLGPDVLAEVPSLRVMVAGRPRLVPTTRLSGLPMLTFLDEVLPALQADPGLDVQVLGERSYAEADEAPVVQLTVTDPRISVPGKTDWFDLTVDVTIGGEKVPMATLLTALATRVGHVILDSGTWFRTDLPELDELRRLLQEARDLQDDNSVDGPLRVTPYQADLWEELVHLGVVREQSARWAQAVSALSGDDGRQSPTVPAGLMATLRPYQEEGFTWLALLRRAGLGGILADDMGLGKTLQALAMVLAARDEQPDGPPVLVVAPTSVLPTWASEAARFCPSLKVVTLGSTSRKRGTEVAEAVAGADLVVTSYAVFRLDAPGFRETAWSALVLDEAQFAKNHQSQVHQCARRLPAPVKFAITGTPMENNLMELWALLSIVAPGLFPSPQRFSEVYRRPIESGEAPERLTTLRSRIRPVVLRRTKDAVASDLPPKQEQVLEVTLSPKHRRIYDTHLQRERQKLLGLLDDPQGNRMAIFRSLTLLRQLSLDPALVDAAHEEVGSAKLDTLLELLEPLLAEKHRVLVFSQFTRYLARARTRLEAAGIGYTYLDGSTSNRGAVIDEFRTGDAPVFLISLKAGGFGLTLTEADYVVLLDPWWNPAAEAQAVDRVHRIGQDKHVMVYRLVSADTIEQKVVALQERKRQLFGQVIDGGALSSGQITADEIRGLLAAD; this is encoded by the coding sequence ATGGACTCGGCGCACCCCCTCGTGGCCGGCTCGCTCGTCGAGCTCGACGACGAGGACCTGCAGGGCATCACCGGCCCCGCGACCCTCGCGCGGGGCCTGGTCTACGCGTCCCAGGGTCGGGTGCTGGCCGTGACGGCGAGCCAGGACGGGCGGCGCCTCGTCGGGGTCGTCCACGGCAGCGCCGGTCAGGACTACCGCACGACCGTCTGGCTGGAGGCTGACTCCGGCCCCGGCGGCACCGACCTGGCCTACTGGCACAGCACCTGCACGTGCCCGGTGGGCGAGCACTGCAAGCACACCGTCGCTTTGGTGGCCGCTGCGCGCACCCGGCTCGGTGTCGTCGCACCGGGCGGCGGTCGAGCCGATGGCTCGACACGCGCCGTCGCCGCCCTGCAGGCCCCCGACTGGGAGGCCGCCCTCGCCGGTCTGTCCGCGACGCCGGACGACGAGGCCCACTCGCCGGTGGCGCTGCTGCTCGAGGTGACCCGCGCTGGCGCCCGGGCCCGGGTGCAGATGCGGCCGCTCGTGAGGGGCGCCAAGGGCCCGTGGAGCCGCACCCTCGTGACGTGGACCAACGTCGAGCACGACCGGGTCAACCGTGCCCGCATCGACCCCGAGCACCGCCGCCTGCTCGTCGACCTCGCCCAGACCTACCAGCAGCGGCGACGCCGCTTCTACATCGGCTCGGGCGACAAGCTGCACCTCGACGACCTCGGGCCGGGGTGGTGGCTGCTCATGCGCGAGCTGCAGCAGGGTGGGGTCACGCTCCTCAGCGGTGAGAAGGGCCAGCACGAGGTGCGGCTGCGGTCGGGTGGCGCCAGCTTCGTGCTCGACGTGCGACGCGAGGAGGTCGGCGGCGCCGTCCGGGTCCTGCCCCGCGTGTCGCTCCCGCAGGAGTCCGGGTGGGGCGAGCCCGACGTCACCGAGCCCGCCTTCATCGGTGACCCACCGTTCGGCACCGTCTCCATCGCCGACGACGGTGCACTCGAGCTCGCCCGCATCGACCCCCCACTCGACCGCAACCAGGCCCGGTTCCTCGCCCTCGGCTCGGTGCGCATCCCGCCCGAAGACGTCGAGCGCTTCCTCGTGGCGCACACCCCGGTGCTGCGCCGGCAGGTGATGCTCACCTCGACCGACGGCAGCGTCGAGTTCCCGCAGGCGCGCCCGCCCCGCCTCGGTCTCGTGGTCTCCCACGAGCAGTCGCGCCACGAGGTGACCCTCGCCTGGCAGTTCCGGTATGCCGTCGGCGAGCGCACCGTCGTCATCGCACCCGATGCAGCCGGCGGGCAGGGCGTGGCCCGTGACGCCAGCGCCGAGTCACGGCTCCTGCTCGGGCCGGACGTCCTCGCCGAGGTGCCGTCGCTGCGGGTCATGGTGGCGGGCCGACCGCGGCTGGTGCCGACGACCCGGCTGTCCGGCCTGCCCATGCTCACCTTCCTCGACGAGGTCCTGCCGGCCCTGCAGGCCGACCCCGGGCTCGACGTGCAGGTCCTCGGTGAGCGCAGCTACGCCGAGGCCGACGAGGCCCCCGTGGTGCAGCTGACCGTCACCGACCCGCGCATCTCGGTGCCGGGCAAGACCGACTGGTTCGACCTCACCGTCGACGTGACGATCGGCGGCGAGAAGGTGCCGATGGCGACCCTGCTCACCGCCCTCGCGACCAGGGTCGGTCACGTCATCCTCGACAGCGGCACGTGGTTCCGCACCGACCTGCCCGAGCTCGACGAGCTGCGCCGACTGCTGCAGGAGGCACGCGACCTGCAGGACGACAACAGCGTCGACGGCCCGCTGCGCGTCACGCCCTACCAGGCCGACCTCTGGGAGGAGCTGGTGCACCTCGGAGTGGTGCGCGAACAGAGCGCCCGGTGGGCGCAGGCGGTCTCGGCCCTGTCGGGAGACGACGGGCGGCAGTCACCGACCGTGCCCGCGGGCCTGATGGCGACGCTGCGCCCCTACCAGGAGGAGGGGTTCACCTGGCTCGCGCTGCTGCGCCGCGCCGGCCTCGGCGGCATCCTCGCCGACGACATGGGCCTCGGCAAGACCCTGCAGGCGCTGGCCATGGTGCTGGCCGCCCGCGACGAGCAGCCCGACGGGCCTCCGGTGCTCGTCGTCGCCCCGACCAGCGTGCTGCCCACCTGGGCCAGCGAGGCCGCGAGGTTCTGCCCGTCGCTCAAGGTGGTCACCCTCGGGTCGACGAGCCGCAAGCGCGGCACCGAGGTCGCCGAGGCGGTGGCGGGCGCCGACCTCGTCGTCACCTCGTATGCCGTCTTCCGCCTCGACGCCCCCGGCTTCCGCGAGACGGCCTGGTCGGCGCTGGTGCTCGACGAGGCGCAGTTCGCCAAGAACCACCAGTCGCAGGTGCACCAGTGCGCGCGACGGCTGCCGGCACCGGTCAAGTTCGCCATCACGGGCACGCCGATGGAGAACAACCTGATGGAGCTGTGGGCCCTGCTGTCGATCGTCGCCCCCGGCCTCTTCCCCAGCCCGCAGCGCTTCTCCGAGGTCTACCGTCGGCCGATCGAGAGCGGCGAGGCCCCCGAGCGGCTCACGACGCTGCGCTCGCGCATCCGCCCGGTCGTGCTGCGCCGCACCAAGGACGCGGTGGCCTCCGACCTGCCCCCGAAGCAGGAGCAGGTGCTCGAGGTGACGCTGTCGCCGAAGCACCGCCGCATCTACGACACCCACCTGCAGCGCGAGCGACAGAAGCTGCTGGGCCTGCTCGACGACCCGCAGGGCAACCGGATGGCGATCTTCCGCTCGCTCACCCTGCTGCGGCAGCTCAGCCTCGACCCGGCCCTGGTCGACGCCGCCCACGAGGAGGTGGGCTCGGCCAAGCTCGACACCCTGCTCGAGCTGCTCGAGCCGCTGCTCGCCGAGAAGCACCGCGTCCTCGTCTTCAGCCAGTTCACCCGCTACCTGGCGCGGGCCCGCACCCGCCTCGAGGCGGCGGGCATCGGTTACACCTACCTCGACGGCTCGACGAGCAACCGCGGCGCCGTCATCGACGAGTTCCGCACGGGCGACGCCCCGGTCTTCCTCATCAGCCTCAAGGCGGGCGGCTTCGGCCTGACCCTCACCGAGGCCGACTACGTCGTCCTGCTCGACCCGTGGTGGAATCCTGCCGCCGAGGCCCAGGCCGTCGACCGCGTGCACCGCATCGGCCAGGACAAGCACGTCATGGTCTACCGCCTCGTGTCCGCCGACACCATCGAGCAGAAGGTCGTCGCGCTGCAGGAGCGCAAGCGTCAGCTCTTCGGGCAGGTCATCGACGGCGGTGCGCTCTCGAGCGGGCAGATCACCGCCGACGAGATCCGCGGGCTGCTCGCAGCCGACTGA
- a CDS encoding MFS transporter, which translates to MSSAHQRPTLLVTGLAFFMVLLDTTIVTVALPSVQSDLYADLGSLSAVVTGYTLPFAVLLLPCGTLGDRFGRRRLFLVGRRQQRPAIAR; encoded by the coding sequence ATGTCGTCGGCCCATCAGCGCCCCACCTTGCTCGTGACGGGCCTTGCCTTCTTCATGGTCCTGCTCGACACCACCATCGTGACCGTGGCGCTGCCGTCGGTGCAGAGCGACCTGTACGCCGACCTCGGGTCGCTCAGCGCCGTGGTCACCGGTTACACGCTGCCGTTTGCTGTGCTGCTGCTGCCCTGCGGCACCCTCGGTGACCGGTTCGGGCGCCGCCGCCTGTTCCTCGTCGGGCGCCGTCAGCAGCGTCCTGCTATTGCGCGCTAG
- a CDS encoding acyl-CoA desaturase — protein MAVQPVALSIATPAPSEPRRAPDPRAPGPRARDHVSSYAALLAQVRAAGLLERRLGWYARHALVLALALAGLVTASVLLGDSWWQLTVAAGVGVLVAQLGFLGHDAAHRQVFASSRANLRASLLISTLGIGLSHGWWIHKHNKHHASPNEEGRDPDIAPGAIAFTPAVAATRRTGAVGWFTRHQGIFFFPLLLLEGVNLHVAGIQTLVQRRDLPHRRLEATLLALRLGGYLAVVFVFLPPGKAVAFLAVQLGVFGVLLGAAFAPNHKGMPIVPRGARLDFLTRQVVMSRNVRGGPVVDTMMGGLNYQIEHHLFPSMPRANLRRAQPLVRAFCGEHGVSYTETTLVASYAIVVRYLDAVGLGERDPFACPLAGDLGR, from the coding sequence ATGGCCGTCCAGCCCGTCGCGCTATCGATCGCGACCCCCGCCCCGAGCGAGCCGCGGCGAGCCCCCGACCCACGGGCGCCCGGCCCACGGGCCCGCGACCACGTCAGCTCGTATGCCGCCCTGCTGGCCCAGGTGCGTGCCGCCGGCCTGCTCGAGCGGCGCCTCGGCTGGTACGCCCGGCACGCCCTCGTGCTGGCGCTCGCCCTCGCCGGTCTCGTCACCGCCTCCGTCCTGCTCGGAGACTCCTGGTGGCAGCTGACTGTCGCCGCCGGGGTCGGCGTGCTCGTGGCCCAGCTGGGCTTCCTCGGTCACGACGCCGCCCATCGCCAGGTCTTCGCCTCCTCGCGGGCCAACCTGCGCGCGTCCCTGCTGATCTCGACCCTTGGCATCGGGCTCAGCCACGGCTGGTGGATCCACAAGCACAACAAGCACCATGCCAGCCCCAACGAGGAGGGGCGAGACCCCGACATCGCGCCCGGCGCGATCGCGTTCACGCCCGCGGTCGCCGCGACCCGGCGCACCGGAGCGGTCGGCTGGTTCACCCGCCACCAGGGCATCTTCTTCTTCCCCCTCCTGCTGCTCGAGGGGGTCAACCTGCACGTGGCCGGCATCCAGACCCTGGTCCAGCGTCGAGACCTGCCGCACCGGCGCCTCGAGGCGACCCTCCTCGCCCTGCGCCTCGGCGGCTACCTCGCGGTCGTCTTCGTCTTCCTGCCCCCGGGCAAGGCCGTCGCCTTCCTCGCCGTGCAGCTCGGCGTCTTCGGCGTGCTGCTCGGGGCCGCGTTCGCCCCCAACCACAAGGGGATGCCGATCGTGCCGCGCGGTGCGCGCCTCGACTTCCTCACCCGCCAGGTCGTCATGTCGCGCAACGTGCGCGGCGGCCCGGTCGTCGACACGATGATGGGCGGGCTCAACTACCAGATCGAGCACCACCTCTTCCCGAGCATGCCGCGGGCCAACCTGCGCCGGGCGCAGCCCCTGGTGCGCGCGTTCTGCGGGGAGCACGGGGTGAGCTACACCGAGACCACGCTCGTGGCGTCGTACGCCATCGTCGTGCGCTACCTCGACGCCGTCGGCCTCGGCGAGCGCGACCCCTTCGCCTGCCCGCTCGCGGGAGACCTCGGCCGCTGA
- a CDS encoding DMT family transporter, which produces MAVDQRRGESTSLPVAPAVAFVLVWSSGYIAGPYGVRTMGALTLVAWRFALAALVAAALALALRRRPGIDRAMAARIAVVGFVMNGLLFGLMYLGFAAGLSGTLGSLLHSLSPVLTALLAAVILRERLSRVQVVGFVVGVVGVLVVLGPDLDQAGGIVGVALGVLGTLALSLGTLGQRWIGGRPDPIWSATLQFAVSAPPVWVLALATEGLYPVSDPTGAALSLGYLAIANSVLGLLLLGTLVRARGAGAAASLFFLMPPVTAVLEWLVLHRTLTVRELAGLVIAVAGVAVATRRRTPGPTPRTTRGRSSRSGRRR; this is translated from the coding sequence GTGGCGGTGGACCAGAGGCGAGGGGAGTCCACCTCGCTCCCCGTCGCCCCCGCGGTCGCCTTCGTGCTCGTGTGGTCCTCGGGCTACATCGCCGGCCCGTACGGCGTGCGCACCATGGGCGCCCTCACCCTCGTCGCCTGGCGCTTCGCCCTCGCGGCGCTCGTCGCGGCGGCGCTCGCCCTCGCCCTGCGGCGCCGCCCGGGCATCGACCGGGCGATGGCGGCCCGCATCGCCGTCGTCGGGTTCGTGATGAACGGGCTGCTGTTCGGCCTGATGTACCTCGGCTTCGCCGCGGGGCTGAGCGGCACGCTCGGCTCGCTGCTGCACTCGCTCAGCCCGGTGCTCACGGCGCTGCTGGCCGCCGTCATCCTGCGCGAGCGCCTCAGCCGCGTGCAGGTCGTCGGCTTCGTGGTCGGCGTCGTCGGGGTGCTCGTCGTCCTCGGGCCGGACCTCGACCAGGCGGGCGGGATCGTGGGGGTGGCCCTCGGCGTGCTCGGCACCCTCGCGCTGAGCCTCGGCACGCTGGGCCAGCGGTGGATCGGTGGGCGGCCCGACCCGATCTGGTCGGCGACCCTGCAGTTCGCCGTGTCGGCCCCTCCGGTCTGGGTCCTGGCGCTCGCGACAGAGGGGCTCTACCCGGTCTCCGACCCGACCGGGGCGGCCCTCTCGCTCGGCTACCTCGCCATCGCCAACTCGGTGCTCGGTCTGCTCCTGCTCGGCACCCTGGTGCGGGCCCGCGGGGCCGGGGCCGCGGCCAGCCTCTTCTTTCTCATGCCGCCGGTCACGGCCGTGCTCGAGTGGCTGGTGCTCCACCGCACGCTCACCGTGCGCGAGCTCGCGGGGCTCGTGATCGCGGTGGCCGGGGTCGCCGTGGCGACCCGCCGCCGCACCCCCGGACCCACACCCCGGACTACCCGCGGGCGGTCATCACGATCGGGTCGCCGTCGGTGA
- a CDS encoding GNAT family protein, translating to MPKTPSVSLRPSTVDDLDLLFEIAADLDTWEERNPQAPRPLTRDRFDARLVRRADDDDPRAAVSLVVDVDGTAVGSATLFDVDLLARHAEAGIALVLNARGRGIGTAAMIQLVEFGFVRHNLRRIHLQAIASNVAAIRAYEKAGFVIEGRQRQHAWVRGAYEDIVRMGILRSEHTSVV from the coding sequence GTGCCCAAGACGCCTTCCGTGTCGCTGCGACCGAGCACGGTCGACGACCTGGATCTCCTGTTCGAGATCGCCGCCGACCTCGATACCTGGGAGGAGCGAAATCCGCAGGCGCCGCGACCTCTGACGAGGGACCGCTTCGATGCCCGGCTCGTGCGGAGGGCCGACGACGACGACCCGCGAGCGGCGGTCTCCCTCGTAGTCGACGTCGACGGCACCGCGGTCGGCAGCGCGACCCTCTTCGACGTCGACCTGCTCGCCCGCCACGCCGAGGCGGGGATCGCGCTCGTGCTCAACGCCCGGGGCCGTGGCATCGGCACCGCCGCGATGATCCAGCTCGTCGAGTTCGGGTTCGTGCGTCACAACCTGCGCCGGATCCACCTGCAGGCGATCGCGTCCAACGTCGCCGCGATCCGGGCCTACGAGAAGGCGGGCTTCGTGATCGAGGGACGGCAGCGCCAGCACGCCTGGGTACGAGGCGCCTACGAGGACATCGTGCGCATGGGGATCCTGCGCTCGGAGCACACCTCCGTAGTCTGA
- the map gene encoding type I methionyl aminopeptidase encodes MIELLTPTQVEEMRPAGRFVASTLTALAEAADVGVDLLELDALAHDLIREAGATSCYIDYHPSFGAMPFGKVLCTSVNDAVLHGLPHPYRLRDGDLLSLDFAVSLDGWVSDSALSLVVGEARDEDLALIATCQEALDAAIAVARNGNKIGDLSAAIGAVARAHGLGVNTQFGGHGVGRTMHGDPHVANDGRAGRGYPLRPGLVIAVEPWFLQASDQIRFDDDGWTIRSADGSRGAHVEHTIAITDGDPIVMTARG; translated from the coding sequence ATGATCGAGCTGCTCACCCCCACCCAGGTCGAGGAGATGCGCCCCGCGGGGCGTTTCGTCGCCTCGACGCTCACCGCCCTCGCCGAGGCCGCCGACGTCGGGGTCGACCTGCTCGAGCTCGACGCCCTGGCGCACGACCTGATCCGCGAGGCGGGGGCGACGTCGTGCTACATCGACTACCACCCCAGCTTCGGCGCGATGCCGTTCGGCAAGGTGCTGTGCACGTCCGTCAACGACGCGGTGCTGCACGGGCTGCCGCATCCATACCGGCTGCGTGACGGTGACCTGCTGAGTCTCGACTTCGCCGTGAGCCTCGATGGCTGGGTGAGCGACTCGGCCCTCAGCCTCGTGGTGGGTGAGGCCCGTGACGAGGACCTCGCGCTCATCGCGACCTGCCAGGAGGCGCTCGACGCGGCCATCGCGGTGGCCCGCAACGGGAACAAGATCGGTGACCTGTCGGCCGCGATCGGTGCGGTCGCGCGCGCCCACGGGCTGGGGGTCAACACGCAGTTCGGCGGCCACGGAGTCGGTCGCACCATGCACGGCGACCCGCACGTGGCCAACGACGGGCGGGCCGGCCGGGGCTACCCGCTGCGGCCGGGGCTGGTCATCGCGGTCGAGCCGTGGTTCCTGCAGGCGAGTGACCAGATCCGCTTCGACGACGACGGGTGGACCATCCGCAGCGCCGACGGGTCGCGGGGGGCGCACGTCGAGCACACCATCGCCATCACCGACGGCGACCCGATCGTGATGACCGCCCGCGGGTAG
- a CDS encoding pyridoxamine 5'-phosphate oxidase family protein — translation MTRTEPTRLPGKMSRDRAALDALLDATIVGHVAFVAPDGGPGIMPTAVVRWGDRLLVHGSTGSRWLGIVRDAPAVVSVATVDGVVVARSAFESSLVYRSAVVFGTFVEVTGDAKAVALDVLTDRLVPGRVAEVRRSTRKELAATVVLAMPLQEWSLRLSDEWAEDPADDVAGPAWSGKVLFGERPTTVVAAPDLRPAIAPPPSVTGLRATH, via the coding sequence ATGACACGCACCGAGCCCACCCGGCTTCCCGGGAAGATGTCTCGCGACCGGGCGGCGCTCGACGCGCTGCTCGACGCGACCATCGTCGGGCACGTCGCCTTCGTCGCACCCGACGGCGGCCCGGGGATCATGCCGACCGCGGTCGTGCGCTGGGGCGACCGGCTGCTGGTGCACGGGTCGACCGGCTCGCGCTGGCTGGGGATCGTGCGTGACGCGCCGGCTGTCGTCTCGGTCGCCACGGTCGACGGGGTGGTCGTCGCCCGTTCGGCGTTCGAGTCGTCGCTCGTCTACCGCAGCGCGGTCGTCTTCGGCACCTTCGTCGAGGTGACCGGAGACGCCAAGGCGGTCGCCCTCGACGTGCTCACCGACCGCCTCGTGCCGGGTCGGGTGGCCGAGGTGCGCCGCTCGACCCGCAAGGAGCTCGCGGCCACCGTCGTACTGGCGATGCCGCTGCAGGAGTGGTCGCTCCGGCTCTCGGACGAGTGGGCTGAGGACCCGGCGGACGACGTCGCTGGCCCGGCGTGGTCGGGCAAGGTGCTCTTCGGAGAGCGCCCCACCACCGTGGTCGCCGCCCCCGACCTGCGCCCCGCGATCGCGCCACCCCCGTCGGTCACGGGGCTGCGCGCCACCCACTGA
- a CDS encoding PadR family transcriptional regulator codes for MDPHAAWLALGLLLDEPASGYDLWHRAERSVVHFWPVTRSALYAELPRLQQRGLVESTDVPQAASPTKRVYAVTPAGREAFQAWLTHLDVSERPRHPQQLLLFFAAHAPVENVTRLLASWRSQTEASETHCRQILTHRGFDPDGGGPPPHDPRLLTALFGLRRSQADQAFLDEAARALDV; via the coding sequence ATGGATCCTCACGCTGCCTGGCTCGCGCTCGGGCTGTTGCTGGACGAGCCGGCCAGCGGCTACGACCTGTGGCACAGGGCTGAGCGCAGCGTGGTGCACTTCTGGCCGGTGACGAGGTCGGCCTTGTACGCCGAGCTGCCCCGGCTGCAGCAGCGCGGCCTCGTCGAGAGCACCGACGTCCCCCAGGCGGCCTCCCCCACCAAGCGAGTCTACGCGGTGACCCCCGCCGGGCGGGAGGCGTTCCAGGCGTGGCTGACCCACCTCGACGTGAGCGAACGGCCACGACACCCGCAGCAGCTGCTCCTGTTCTTCGCGGCGCATGCCCCGGTCGAGAACGTCACCCGACTGCTCGCCAGCTGGCGCAGCCAAACCGAGGCGTCCGAGACCCACTGCCGGCAGATCCTGACCCACCGCGGCTTCGACCCCGATGGCGGTGGACCACCACCTCACGACCCACGCCTGCTTACCGCCCTGTTTGGGCTGCGCCGCTCCCAGGCCGACCAGGCCTTCCTCGACGAGGCAGCTCGGGCGCTCGACGTCTGA
- a CDS encoding pyridoxamine 5'-phosphate oxidase family protein: MRFDPAALPPEIAVFLTERHLATLTTLRADGTPHVTAIAFTVDLPTLTARVITSDGNQKVANVERAGGDGAPAVLAQVDGRRWVALEGRMRLSRELAVVQDAEHRYAARYRVPKPNPQRVVLLMDVEAAIGYF; the protein is encoded by the coding sequence ATGCGCTTCGACCCTGCGGCGCTGCCGCCGGAGATCGCCGTCTTCCTCACCGAGCGCCACCTCGCCACGCTCACCACGCTGCGCGCCGACGGCACCCCGCACGTGACGGCGATCGCCTTCACGGTCGACCTGCCCACCCTGACCGCGCGGGTGATCACCAGCGACGGCAACCAGAAGGTCGCCAACGTGGAGCGGGCGGGCGGGGACGGTGCCCCCGCGGTGCTGGCGCAGGTCGACGGCCGTCGGTGGGTGGCGCTCGAGGGCCGGATGCGGCTCTCGCGCGAGCTCGCGGTCGTGCAGGACGCCGAGCACCGGTATGCCGCCCGCTACCGCGTCCCGAAGCCGAACCCGCAGCGCGTGGTGCTGCTGATGGACGTCGAGGCGGCGATCGGGTACTTCTGA
- a CDS encoding sigma factor, which yields MKIAWLRGGGSRDGARDEDFAAFVAAAYPSLCRTAYLVVGDWLLAEDVVQNALVSVYRKWDRIEHEDGAGDAAPPTGTDHGTDHRTHHRTDHPAVAGARGRCRGPSSRSA from the coding sequence GTGAAGATCGCATGGCTGCGGGGCGGGGGCTCCCGTGACGGTGCCCGCGACGAGGACTTCGCCGCCTTCGTCGCGGCTGCCTACCCGTCGCTCTGCCGGACCGCCTACCTCGTCGTGGGCGACTGGCTGCTGGCCGAGGACGTCGTGCAGAACGCCCTGGTCTCGGTCTACCGCAAGTGGGACCGCATCGAGCACGAGGACGGCGCCGGCGACGCCGCCCCCCCCACCGGCACCGACCACGGCACCGACCACCGCACCCACCACCGCACCGACCACCCAGCCGTCGCAGGTGCTCGGGGACGGTGCAGGGGACCTTCTTCCAGGTCAGCCTGA
- a CDS encoding UBP-type zinc finger domain-containing protein yields the protein MSADPAIDPSVAPSGTGCVECLADGSWWFHLRRCTACGHIGCCDNSLGRHATAHWEASGHPLLTSYEPGEDWFYDYRDESMLAGPPLAPPTSHPDDQPVPGPAGAVPDDWQEQLS from the coding sequence ATGAGTGCAGACCCGGCCATCGACCCCTCCGTCGCCCCGAGCGGCACCGGCTGTGTGGAGTGCCTCGCCGACGGCTCGTGGTGGTTCCACCTGCGCCGGTGCACTGCGTGCGGGCACATCGGCTGCTGCGACAACTCCCTCGGGCGCCACGCGACAGCCCACTGGGAGGCGTCTGGCCACCCGCTCCTCACCAGCTACGAGCCGGGGGAGGACTGGTTCTACGACTACCGCGACGAGTCGATGCTGGCTGGGCCGCCGCTCGCGCCCCCGACCAGCCACCCCGACGACCAGCCGGTGCCGGGGCCGGCCGGTGCGGTGCCGGACGACTGGCAGGAGCAGCTCAGCTGA
- a CDS encoding heme-binding protein → MKEPPHAPFTLQHLLDALHTALAEADRRSIPSGICLVDDGGHVLLHARHPDAPIAAADSALSKARTAVWLGADTGALPPTSPLVPALTSGVSWPVAVFPGGLVLRQHGRIVGAVGVGGSTDPADDAAVASTAAARLTGAHDANG, encoded by the coding sequence ATGAAGGAGCCCCCACATGCCCCGTTCACCCTCCAGCACTTGCTCGACGCGCTGCACACCGCTCTCGCCGAGGCCGACCGGCGCTCCATTCCCTCAGGGATCTGCCTCGTCGACGACGGCGGGCACGTGCTGCTGCACGCCCGCCACCCCGACGCCCCGATAGCCGCTGCCGACAGTGCGCTGAGCAAGGCCCGCACCGCCGTGTGGCTCGGGGCCGACACGGGGGCACTGCCGCCGACCTCACCCCTCGTGCCCGCCCTCACGTCCGGCGTGTCATGGCCCGTTGCCGTTTTCCCCGGTGGCCTTGTGCTGCGCCAGCACGGCAGGATCGTCGGCGCCGTCGGCGTCGGCGGGAGCACCGACCCGGCCGATGATGCCGCCGTCGCCTCCACGGCTGCCGCACGGCTGACCGGCGCGCACGACGCCAACGGCTGA
- a CDS encoding alpha/beta hydrolase has translation MPDASLEPLTTFRRGDLTFDVTDSGPGPEEAVVLLHGFPADRQCWDEVARHLQGAGLRTLAPDQRGYSPRARPRGRRAYTTDELVADVVALLDAAGLERAHVVGHDWGGAVAWAVAGSHRDRVASLTVLSTPHPAALAQAYRTRWQAMHSAYMAWFQLPWLPEALFERTFRPGLLRSGLPTAVAERYLARMREPGRLTATMNWYRGMPFSKGSMHRSKVPTTFVWGSSDAFLGRVAAEGTAALVTADYRFVELPEGHWLPEVAAGACADEIIARVQSTR, from the coding sequence ATGCCTGACGCCTCCCTCGAGCCCCTCACGACCTTCCGCCGGGGCGACCTGACCTTCGACGTGACCGACTCCGGACCCGGGCCGGAGGAGGCCGTGGTGCTGCTGCACGGCTTCCCCGCCGACCGCCAGTGCTGGGACGAGGTCGCGAGGCACCTGCAGGGCGCCGGTCTGCGCACCCTCGCCCCCGATCAGCGCGGCTACAGCCCGCGGGCCCGCCCGAGGGGGCGCCGGGCCTACACGACCGACGAGCTCGTGGCCGACGTCGTGGCGCTGCTCGACGCGGCCGGCCTGGAGAGGGCGCACGTCGTCGGCCACGACTGGGGCGGGGCGGTCGCGTGGGCCGTGGCCGGCAGCCACCGCGACCGGGTGGCCTCGCTGACCGTGCTGTCCACGCCCCACCCGGCGGCGCTCGCGCAGGCCTACCGCACGCGGTGGCAGGCGATGCACTCGGCCTACATGGCGTGGTTCCAGCTGCCGTGGCTGCCCGAGGCGCTCTTCGAGCGGACCTTCCGGCCGGGGCTGCTGCGGTCGGGGCTGCCGACCGCGGTCGCCGAGCGCTACCTCGCCAGGATGAGGGAGCCGGGGCGGCTGACCGCGACGATGAACTGGTATCGCGGGATGCCGTTCTCGAAGGGGTCGATGCACCGCAGCAAGGTGCCGACGACCTTCGTCTGGGGCAGCAGCGACGCCTTCCTCGGGCGGGTCGCCGCCGAGGGCACGGCGGCCCTGGTGACGGCCGACTACCGCTTCGTCGAGCTGCCCGAGGGCCACTGGCTGCCCGAGGTCGCCGCCGGGGCGTGCGCCGACGAGATCATCGCGCGCGTGCAGTCGACGCGCTGA